A genome region from Chengkuizengella sp. SCS-71B includes the following:
- a CDS encoding DUF4362 domain-containing protein — MKKLKFLIIILIIIVISGCSEYNPSHDDIKVDDDISEYNPSDDDIVDIHGEITNIDIFMRFIENFNQGIKDEIKIVSYTVEGDAILRDLEYDGENIITTIDTTRDRYGKRHVSTFICKTIIVEETEEMNHYKHYLLNGCNQENIDTSILLIQK; from the coding sequence ATGAAGAAATTAAAATTCCTTATAATAATACTGATAATAATAGTAATATCTGGTTGTAGCGAATATAATCCATCACATGATGATATTAAAGTAGATGATGATATTAGCGAATATAACCCATCAGATGATGATATTGTTGATATACATGGTGAAATAACCAATATTGATATATTTATGCGATTTATTGAAAATTTTAATCAAGGAATTAAGGATGAAATTAAAATTGTAAGCTATACTGTAGAAGGAGACGCAATCCTACGAGATCTTGAGTATGATGGGGAAAATATTATTACAACAATTGATACTACAAGAGATCGTTATGGCAAAAGACATGTAAGTACTTTTATATGTAAAACAATCATAGTAGAAGAAACAGAAGAGATGAATCATTACAAGCATTACCTATTAAATGGTTGTAATCAGGAAAATATTGATACTTCTATCTTACTTATTCAGAAGTAA